A single region of the Oenococcus kitaharae DSM 17330 genome encodes:
- the cls gene encoding cardiolipin synthase, which yields MNLFFYIISVILLLNAFFAVVTVFWSKREVSRIWAWLVVLLFVPVFGFVIYWFTGRRISDKKIFDFTSQEIVGREQIRDNQKYYNHHLKLDENATMLSKLFASNSGAILTYGNDLDTFFDGQDFFDDLFLEIEKAQDHIHLAFFSIFDDPTGNKLIDLLTKKAQAGVEVRVIYDAYGSHGTHRRMYRRLQQAGGIIYPFLTRRFQLLALRINFRFHRKVVVIDGKVGYIGGFNVGDQYLGKSKKFGNWRDSQLKIVGDAVLSLQSRFFIDWNATAKEDDKLSFLADYFPATQVNGIHPIQIVSSGPESLVDQIKQGYLKMISLATKTITIQTPYLIPDQPIFENLLIALAAGVKVDVFIPNRPDHPFVYRATQYYAQELIQAGAHVYRYDNGFLHSKLLMIDDEIISIGSANMDIRSFELSFEANAFIYSAKFANKIKNQITKDVSQSKLLSQEDFDGQGVWMTVLQKFSRLLSPIL from the coding sequence ATGAATTTATTTTTCTACATAATTTCGGTTATATTATTGCTGAATGCTTTCTTTGCGGTTGTAACGGTTTTCTGGAGCAAAAGAGAGGTTAGCAGAATTTGGGCATGGCTAGTTGTCCTGTTATTTGTACCTGTTTTTGGCTTTGTTATTTATTGGTTTACAGGACGCCGAATCTCTGATAAAAAAATTTTTGATTTTACCAGTCAGGAAATTGTTGGCCGAGAACAGATTCGGGATAATCAAAAATATTACAATCATCATTTGAAGCTGGATGAAAATGCCACAATGCTTTCTAAACTGTTTGCCAGTAACAGCGGAGCGATTCTGACCTATGGCAATGATCTTGATACCTTTTTTGATGGTCAAGATTTTTTTGATGATTTATTTCTTGAAATCGAGAAGGCACAGGACCATATTCATTTGGCTTTTTTTTCTATTTTTGACGATCCAACCGGTAACAAGCTAATTGATCTGCTGACCAAAAAAGCCCAAGCAGGTGTTGAAGTTCGTGTGATTTATGATGCTTATGGTTCTCACGGTACTCATCGCCGTATGTACCGCCGCTTACAGCAGGCTGGTGGTATCATTTATCCTTTTTTAACGCGGCGTTTTCAGCTGCTTGCGTTGAGAATCAATTTTCGTTTTCACCGCAAGGTTGTCGTCATCGACGGAAAAGTTGGCTATATCGGCGGCTTTAATGTTGGTGACCAGTATCTGGGGAAATCAAAAAAATTCGGTAATTGGCGTGATTCACAGTTGAAAATTGTTGGAGATGCCGTTCTGTCATTGCAATCACGTTTCTTTATTGATTGGAATGCCACAGCTAAGGAAGATGACAAATTATCTTTTCTGGCGGATTACTTTCCAGCAACACAAGTCAACGGTATTCATCCGATTCAAATTGTTTCGTCCGGCCCGGAATCGCTTGTTGATCAGATTAAACAAGGCTATTTGAAAATGATTAGTCTTGCTACAAAAACGATTACGATTCAGACGCCATATTTAATTCCCGATCAACCGATTTTTGAAAACCTGCTGATTGCTCTGGCTGCCGGTGTTAAAGTAGATGTTTTTATTCCCAATCGACCAGACCATCCCTTTGTTTATCGCGCAACACAGTATTATGCACAAGAGTTGATACAGGCTGGCGCACATGTTTATCGTTATGATAATGGTTTTCTGCACAGCAAATTATTAATGATCGATGATGAAATTATCAGCATTGGTTCTGCTAATATGGATATTCGGTCCTTTGAATTGAGTTTTGAAGCAAATGCTTTTATTTACAGTGCCAAGTTTGCCAACAAAATCAAGAATCAAATCACTAAAGATGTGTCACAGTCAAAACTTCTGAGTCAGGAAGATTTCGATGGACAGGGGGTTTGGATGACGGTACTGCAAAAGTTTTCGCGCTTACTGTCACCGATCCTGTGA
- the mreD gene encoding rod shape-determining protein MreD — MNNRHVSTHRFFRPAIVYPVILIVLIFVDGSLMAAFSGFLSFANWTILPNLTFIGIFYTIHFRSDRHFHFWWWLVLLGLLFDLYYTQSIGSYLTAYLLSAYTVFLLDPHIPYRILSSFWTVATGLLVFYSLIYITGILTGEVNISLVNYLIFTVFPTIFINSLIEMIFYRPVESLTYIINS; from the coding sequence ATGAATAATCGCCATGTTTCGACGCATCGTTTTTTCCGTCCCGCTATTGTTTATCCAGTTATTTTAATTGTGTTAATATTCGTTGATGGCTCATTAATGGCGGCTTTTTCCGGTTTTTTGTCTTTTGCAAACTGGACAATTCTGCCCAATCTGACTTTTATTGGCATTTTTTACACGATTCATTTTCGGTCCGATCGCCATTTTCATTTTTGGTGGTGGCTGGTATTACTTGGGTTGCTCTTCGATCTTTATTACACACAGTCTATTGGCAGCTATCTAACCGCTTATCTTTTATCCGCTTATACTGTCTTCTTGCTGGATCCACATATTCCCTATCGAATTCTCTCTTCGTTTTGGACAGTGGCAACCGGTTTGCTTGTTTTTTACAGCCTCATTTATATCACCGGTATCTTAACCGGGGAAGTTAATATTAGTCTGGTTAATTACCTGATTTTCACTGTATTTCCAACGATTTTCATAAATAGTCTTATTGAGATGATATTTTATCGTCCGGTTGAGTCTTTGACTTATATAATTAATAGCTAA